A single genomic interval of Arthrobacter methylotrophus harbors:
- the mshD gene encoding mycothiol synthase, whose protein sequence is MSPAHPENWPVLVVKGASDGELLRDIKSLAAAAEESDGNPPLSEQTLVMLRGADAGDHSVLTLALYAPDEQSDPASGQDLAGIAVVVEADDGTGVLEMAVHPSYRNQGAAGRLLDSLRDGRGLAGLNAWSHGNHEAATDLAARYGYGPVRELWKMRLMSSSAELPDVGLPEGVSLRAFVPGQDESAWLAANRAAFAHHPEQGSLTRADLEARMAEDWFDPAGFLLAVNQEGELLGFHWTKVHPRQGPHPAIGEVYVVGVTPEAQGLGLGKALTVAGIRYLQGHELHSVMLYVDADNTAAVALYQKLGFVRWDVDVMYAPLTRK, encoded by the coding sequence ATGAGTCCTGCGCACCCGGAGAATTGGCCTGTCCTCGTCGTCAAAGGCGCCTCGGATGGTGAGTTGTTGAGAGACATCAAGTCACTCGCTGCAGCCGCCGAGGAGTCTGACGGCAACCCCCCACTGTCCGAACAGACCCTGGTCATGCTGCGCGGGGCCGATGCCGGCGACCACTCAGTGCTTACCCTGGCCCTGTATGCCCCCGACGAGCAGTCCGATCCCGCAAGCGGCCAGGATCTGGCGGGAATCGCCGTCGTGGTCGAAGCGGACGACGGGACCGGCGTCCTGGAAATGGCGGTCCACCCTAGCTACCGCAACCAAGGTGCCGCGGGCCGGCTGTTGGACTCCCTCCGGGACGGCCGCGGACTCGCAGGGCTGAACGCCTGGTCCCATGGGAACCACGAGGCCGCGACGGACCTCGCCGCCCGCTACGGCTACGGCCCGGTGCGTGAACTGTGGAAGATGCGGCTCATGTCCTCCAGCGCGGAACTGCCCGACGTCGGCCTGCCTGAGGGAGTCTCGCTGCGCGCGTTCGTGCCGGGACAGGACGAGTCCGCCTGGCTGGCTGCCAACAGGGCCGCCTTTGCGCATCACCCCGAACAGGGGTCCCTGACCCGGGCCGATCTGGAGGCCCGCATGGCCGAGGACTGGTTTGATCCCGCAGGCTTCCTGCTCGCCGTGAACCAGGAGGGGGAACTGCTCGGCTTCCACTGGACCAAGGTTCACCCGCGGCAAGGGCCGCATCCGGCGATCGGAGAGGTCTACGTGGTAGGCGTGACCCCCGAGGCCCAAGGATTAGGCCTCGGCAAGGCGCTCACTGTCGCCGGGATCAGATACCTCCAGGGCCACGAACTGCATTCCGTGATGTTGTACGTGGACGCTGACAACACCGCCGCGGTCGCCCTTTACCAAAAGCTCGGATTCGTGCGTTGGGACGTTGATGTCATGTATGCGCCGTTGACCCGGAAATAG
- a CDS encoding RNA degradosome polyphosphate kinase: MNPDPVGTTKTEVKGATLPPRFGSSEVPAARATQDRIDIPEFAPSLEPEGDISPDRFLDRELSWLAFNSRVLELAEDPDLFLLERVNFLSIFASNLDEFFMVRVAGLKRRIATGLAVPSPAGLSPIEVLEQIGDAARKLQERHARVFAEQIRPALAYEHIHLMRWDELDDEAQNRLSVMFGEKVFPILTPLAVDPAHPFPYISGLSLNLAVIVRNPVSDKELFARLKVPDQLPRLISIDGPRAGAVPGRVARFIALEEVIAVHLDKLFPGMEVMEHHSFRVTRNEDVEVEEDDAENLLQALEKELLRRRFGPPVRLEVTTDINPNIRALLVRELGVEESEVYSVPAPLDLRGLSVISGIDRADLHYPKHVPHTSRYLNESETSKAANVFAAMRRRDILLHHPYDSFSTSVQAFLEQAAADPKVQAIKQTLYRTSGDSPIVDALIDAAEAGKQVLALVEIKARFDEQANISWARKLEQAGVHVVYGIVGLKTHCKLSLVVRQEVDGLRRYCHIGTGNYHPRTARYYEDLGLLTSNEQVGEDLSKLFNQLSGYAPKSTFKRLLVAPRSVRSGLIDRIETEIRNARAGIAARVQIKVNSMVDEAIIDALYRASQAGVKVDVIVRGICSLRPGVPGLSENITVRSILGRFLEHSRVFAFANANDPVVYIGSADMMHRNLDRRVEALVQLASREDTADVVDLLRRYMDPGTASWHLDNQGHWTRFHQAEDGTPLLDIQSWLLASRSRQRAVARR, encoded by the coding sequence ATGAATCCGGACCCGGTCGGAACCACCAAAACCGAGGTCAAGGGCGCAACCTTGCCTCCCCGCTTCGGCTCCTCCGAAGTCCCGGCGGCCCGGGCGACTCAGGACCGCATCGACATCCCTGAATTTGCTCCGTCCCTTGAGCCGGAAGGCGACATCTCGCCGGACCGTTTCCTGGACCGCGAACTGAGCTGGCTTGCCTTCAACTCCCGCGTTCTTGAGCTCGCAGAAGATCCGGATCTTTTCCTGCTGGAGAGGGTCAACTTCCTCTCCATCTTTGCCTCGAACCTGGATGAATTCTTCATGGTGCGCGTTGCCGGTTTGAAGCGCCGCATCGCCACCGGACTCGCAGTGCCCTCTCCTGCCGGGCTGAGTCCCATAGAGGTCCTTGAACAGATCGGCGATGCCGCCCGCAAGCTGCAGGAACGCCACGCCCGCGTTTTTGCCGAGCAGATCCGGCCCGCCTTGGCCTATGAGCACATCCACCTCATGCGCTGGGACGAGCTCGACGACGAGGCCCAGAACCGCTTGAGCGTCATGTTCGGCGAGAAGGTCTTCCCGATCCTCACCCCCCTCGCCGTCGATCCCGCCCACCCGTTCCCGTATATCTCCGGCCTATCCCTGAACTTGGCCGTGATTGTCCGTAACCCCGTGAGCGACAAGGAACTGTTCGCGCGGCTCAAGGTTCCAGACCAACTCCCCCGGCTCATCTCAATCGACGGCCCGCGTGCCGGCGCCGTCCCGGGCCGGGTGGCGCGCTTCATCGCGCTCGAAGAGGTCATCGCGGTGCACCTGGACAAGCTGTTCCCCGGCATGGAAGTCATGGAGCACCACAGCTTCCGCGTGACCCGCAACGAGGACGTGGAGGTTGAAGAGGACGACGCCGAGAACCTCCTGCAAGCGCTTGAAAAGGAACTCCTGCGCCGGCGCTTCGGCCCGCCCGTCAGGCTCGAGGTCACGACCGACATCAACCCGAACATCCGCGCCCTCCTGGTCCGCGAACTCGGGGTCGAGGAATCCGAGGTCTACTCCGTTCCCGCACCGCTGGACCTTCGTGGCTTGTCTGTCATCAGCGGAATCGACCGGGCTGACCTGCACTACCCGAAGCACGTGCCGCACACCTCGCGGTATTTGAACGAATCCGAGACGTCCAAAGCCGCGAACGTCTTCGCGGCGATGCGTCGCCGCGACATCCTGCTGCACCACCCGTACGACTCGTTCTCGACGTCGGTCCAGGCCTTCCTGGAGCAAGCCGCCGCCGACCCCAAGGTCCAGGCCATCAAGCAGACCCTGTACCGCACGTCCGGTGACTCCCCTATCGTCGACGCCCTGATCGACGCCGCGGAGGCCGGCAAGCAAGTCTTGGCCCTCGTTGAAATCAAGGCGCGTTTCGACGAGCAGGCCAACATCTCCTGGGCCCGCAAGCTGGAACAGGCCGGCGTCCATGTGGTGTACGGCATCGTGGGACTCAAGACGCATTGCAAGTTGTCCCTGGTTGTGCGCCAGGAAGTGGATGGCCTCCGGCGGTATTGCCATATCGGCACGGGCAACTACCATCCGCGGACGGCTCGCTACTACGAGGACCTGGGACTGCTGACCTCCAATGAGCAGGTGGGCGAGGACCTGTCCAAGCTCTTCAACCAGCTCTCGGGATATGCGCCCAAGTCCACCTTCAAGCGGCTTCTCGTGGCGCCGCGCTCGGTGCGTTCCGGGTTGATCGACAGGATCGAGACCGAGATCCGCAACGCTCGCGCGGGAATCGCCGCCAGGGTTCAAATCAAGGTGAACTCCATGGTGGACGAGGCCATCATCGACGCCCTCTACCGGGCGTCGCAGGCGGGCGTCAAGGTGGATGTCATAGTGCGTGGCATCTGCTCGCTGCGTCCCGGAGTACCCGGACTGAGCGAAAACATCACAGTCCGCTCGATTCTGGGCCGTTTCCTGGAGCACTCGCGCGTGTTTGCCTTCGCCAACGCCAACGATCCCGTGGTGTACATCGGCTCCGCGGACATGATGCACCGCAACCTCGACCGGCGGGTCGAAGCACTGGTGCAGCTCGCCAGCCGCGAAGACACCGCCGATGTCGTGGACTTGCTGCGCCGTTACATGGACCCGGGCACGGCCAGCTGGCATCTGGACAACCAAGGTCACTGGACCAGGTTCCACCAGGCCGAAGACGGCACGCCGCTGCTGGACATACAGTCATGGCTTCTTGCCTCCCGGTCCCGCCAACGTGCAGTTGCCCGGCGGTAG
- a CDS encoding dihydrofolate reductase, translating to MSTLETPPESASSGETAEAINGIGLVWAQTGNGVIGKGGTMPWHVPEDLKHFSTLTTGHPVIMGRKTWESFPAKYRPLPGRTNIVVTRQQNWADSPEASGAVVVSSLDAALLESQFAPGGQNVWIIGGGEIYGQSMDIANIAVVTVIDADIDGDTFAPEFSEAWNLVATQPAEGWLTSKNGTNYRIATWRRTED from the coding sequence ATGAGCACTCTCGAAACTCCCCCGGAGTCGGCGTCCTCCGGTGAGACCGCGGAAGCAATCAACGGTATCGGTTTGGTGTGGGCACAGACCGGTAACGGCGTTATCGGCAAGGGCGGGACCATGCCGTGGCACGTCCCCGAAGACTTGAAGCACTTCAGCACGCTAACAACCGGGCATCCGGTCATCATGGGCCGCAAGACCTGGGAGTCGTTCCCTGCAAAGTACCGTCCCCTGCCGGGCCGAACCAATATCGTGGTGACCCGGCAACAGAACTGGGCGGACTCGCCCGAAGCGAGCGGCGCCGTCGTCGTCTCCTCCCTTGACGCCGCCCTTCTCGAGTCCCAGTTCGCCCCCGGCGGCCAGAACGTTTGGATCATTGGCGGCGGCGAAATCTACGGGCAGTCCATGGACATCGCGAATATCGCAGTAGTCACCGTGATCGATGCGGACATTGACGGCGACACTTTCGCTCCGGAGTTCAGCGAGGCCTGGAATCTTGTGGCGACGCAGCCCGCGGAAGGCTGGCTGACCTCCAAGAACGGCACCAACTACCGGATCGCCACGTGGCGCCGGACGGAAGACTGA
- a CDS encoding response regulator transcription factor, translating to MSHILLLTNSTGSSVDILPALELLNHRVHILPAEPTALLETDPTDVVFLDARKDLVGARSLTQLLKATGLSAPLMLILTEGGMAAVSSAWSVDDIVLDSAGPAEVEARIRLAMARAVPGEEEPNTEIRAAGVIIDEASYTARVNGQPLNLTFKEFELLKYLAQHPGRVFTRQQLLTEVWGYDYYGGTRTVDVHVRRLRAKLGVDHENLISTVRNVGYRLTLVRLPEDELSEA from the coding sequence ATGTCGCACATCCTGCTCCTGACGAACAGCACCGGCTCGTCGGTAGACATCCTGCCTGCCTTGGAGCTCTTGAACCATCGGGTCCACATCCTTCCGGCAGAGCCGACGGCCTTGCTGGAAACCGATCCCACCGACGTCGTATTCCTCGATGCCCGCAAGGACCTGGTCGGGGCACGTTCGCTGACCCAGCTGCTCAAGGCCACGGGGTTGAGCGCGCCCTTGATGCTCATCCTCACTGAAGGCGGCATGGCTGCCGTTTCTTCTGCGTGGTCCGTTGACGACATCGTCCTCGATTCGGCGGGGCCGGCTGAGGTCGAAGCCCGTATTCGCCTGGCCATGGCCCGCGCGGTCCCCGGCGAAGAGGAACCCAACACCGAAATCCGCGCGGCCGGGGTCATCATCGATGAGGCCAGCTACACGGCCCGCGTGAACGGGCAGCCGCTCAACCTGACCTTCAAGGAGTTCGAGCTCTTGAAGTACCTGGCCCAGCATCCGGGCAGGGTCTTCACCCGCCAGCAGCTCCTCACCGAGGTGTGGGGCTACGACTACTACGGCGGCACGCGTACCGTGGACGTCCACGTCCGTCGCCTACGCGCCAAGCTGGGCGTGGACCACGAAAACCTGATCAGCACGGTCCGCAACGTCGGCTACCGGCTGACCTTGGTCCGTTTGCCGGAAGACGAACTCTCGGAGGCCTAG
- a CDS encoding NF038396 family protein, which translates to MLKKPETLFVLGYMLLPLFALLSAIIGLTMILGGNKIMGVIVLVLVTQVFAFGAFYALRARKAAILQEPDNFPK; encoded by the coding sequence ATGCTGAAGAAACCTGAGACCCTGTTCGTACTGGGCTACATGTTGTTGCCGCTCTTCGCGCTGCTGTCCGCGATCATTGGCCTCACCATGATCTTGGGCGGCAACAAGATCATGGGGGTCATCGTCCTGGTGCTGGTGACCCAGGTCTTCGCTTTCGGCGCGTTCTACGCACTTCGCGCCCGCAAAGCGGCGATCCTCCAAGAACCCGACAACTTTCCCAAGTAA
- a CDS encoding thymidylate synthase produces the protein MSIPTPYEDLLRDVMANGTHKSDRTGTGTRSVFGRQLRFDLGQGFPLMTTKRVHFKSLALELLWFLRGESNVKWLQEQGVTIWDEWADADGELGPVYGVQWRSWPTPDGGHIDQIAELMKNLAANPDSRRHIVSAWNVSEIKDMALPPCHAFFQFYVADGRLSCQLYQRSADMFLGVPFNIASYALLTCMVAQQLGLELGDFVWTGGDVHVYDNHVEQVTEQLSREPYEYPQLRINRKPSSIFDYAFEDFDVVGYRHHPSIKAPVAV, from the coding sequence GTGAGCATCCCAACCCCCTATGAAGACCTCCTGCGTGACGTCATGGCCAACGGCACGCACAAGTCGGACCGCACGGGTACCGGCACGCGGAGCGTTTTCGGCCGCCAGCTGCGCTTCGATCTGGGCCAGGGTTTCCCGCTCATGACGACGAAGCGAGTGCACTTCAAATCGCTGGCGCTGGAACTCTTGTGGTTCCTCCGCGGCGAATCCAACGTGAAGTGGCTCCAGGAGCAGGGCGTCACCATCTGGGATGAATGGGCAGATGCCGATGGGGAGCTTGGTCCGGTGTACGGGGTGCAGTGGCGCAGTTGGCCAACACCCGACGGCGGGCACATTGACCAGATCGCCGAACTCATGAAGAACCTGGCCGCCAACCCGGACTCCCGACGACACATCGTCTCGGCATGGAACGTATCCGAGATCAAGGACATGGCCTTGCCGCCGTGCCACGCGTTCTTCCAGTTCTACGTTGCCGACGGCAGATTATCGTGCCAGTTGTACCAGCGTTCCGCCGACATGTTCCTGGGCGTCCCCTTCAATATCGCCTCCTACGCATTGCTGACCTGCATGGTGGCCCAGCAGCTGGGTCTTGAGCTTGGCGACTTCGTCTGGACCGGCGGGGATGTCCACGTCTACGACAACCACGTCGAGCAAGTCACGGAGCAGCTTTCCCGGGAACCCTACGAGTACCCTCAGTTGCGCATCAACCGCAAGCCTTCCTCGATTTTCGACTACGCCTTCGAGGATTTCGACGTGGTCGGGTACCGGCACCATCCCTCTATCAAGGCACCAGTGGCAGTATGA
- a CDS encoding NUDIX hydrolase codes for MKSDTPVADQTDHPGEPIAVTAAGVVPWRVTKGALEVLLIHRPKYDDWSWPKGKLDAGETIPECAVRETREEIGLEAVLGIPLPPTHYHVAAGLKVVHYWATQVNGSTIKPDGQEVDAYMWAVPDKAGRFLSNPTDVAPLQALAKAHLNDELETWPLILVRHAKAKPRSSWTKAEGSRPLAVTGLRQALAVERLLGVWKPLRIVSSPWARCVSTIAPYAKAAGAKVKLVEALTEHHHQRSPKKTSAVIDGLFDKQRGVALCTHRPALPTIFKTLGEHMGPELREALPAQDPYLAPGEMIVCHVAHGNGHRVVAVEQIKPFDD; via the coding sequence GTGAAGAGCGATACACCTGTTGCGGACCAAACCGACCATCCCGGGGAACCGATCGCCGTCACGGCCGCCGGGGTTGTTCCCTGGCGCGTCACCAAGGGTGCCCTCGAGGTCCTGCTGATCCATCGGCCCAAGTATGACGATTGGTCCTGGCCCAAGGGCAAGCTCGACGCCGGGGAAACCATCCCGGAGTGCGCCGTCCGGGAGACCCGGGAAGAAATCGGCCTCGAGGCTGTCTTGGGGATCCCCCTTCCTCCGACCCATTACCATGTGGCGGCGGGGTTGAAGGTCGTTCACTACTGGGCGACCCAGGTCAACGGATCCACCATCAAACCCGACGGTCAGGAAGTGGACGCCTACATGTGGGCAGTTCCGGATAAAGCCGGACGGTTCCTGAGCAACCCCACCGATGTAGCCCCGCTTCAGGCACTGGCTAAGGCGCACCTGAACGATGAGTTGGAGACCTGGCCCCTGATTCTGGTGCGCCACGCCAAAGCCAAGCCACGGTCCTCCTGGACCAAAGCCGAGGGCAGCCGCCCTCTGGCAGTGACGGGCCTGCGACAAGCCCTCGCGGTGGAACGGCTGCTGGGTGTGTGGAAGCCCCTCCGGATCGTGAGCAGCCCTTGGGCACGGTGCGTTTCCACCATCGCCCCGTACGCCAAGGCGGCCGGGGCCAAGGTGAAACTCGTGGAGGCCTTGACGGAGCACCATCACCAGCGGAGTCCCAAGAAGACGTCCGCCGTCATCGACGGCTTGTTCGACAAGCAGCGGGGAGTTGCCTTGTGCACCCACAGGCCGGCACTCCCCACCATCTTCAAGACACTCGGCGAGCACATGGGCCCGGAGCTTCGCGAGGCCCTGCCTGCGCAAGATCCGTACTTGGCCCCCGGCGAGATGATCGTGTGCCATGTGGCCCATGGAAACGGCCATCGGGTGGTAGCTGTGGAACAGATCAAGCCCTTCGACGACTGA